One part of the Sphingopyxis sp. PAMC25046 genome encodes these proteins:
- a CDS encoding sugar MFS transporter translates to MTAGRSGTGWTFAYVTMLFFVWGAVTAVNDILIPAVKAIFALSDTESFLTQFAFFMAYGVVSLPAAALMGRLGAANSIIVALATMIVGCLIMPLATVVREYAMVLVGLFVIASGITLLQVAANPVSASLGRPERSHFRLVLSQAFNSLGTVVAPYLAARTLLQGGLFEDGPVTEAKIAYSLGRIDVAYVFIAAVIAVLAVFLYRVRHEIAAAAPPPEKSARITSAFASPWALAGALSIFLYVGAEVAIGSAMVNFLEQPDVFAISAVEAGSFVSLYWLGAMIGRFIGSGLLYKLPAGPLLAVAAVAAALLCLTISQISGPAAGVLAISVGLFNSIMFPVIFSLTIERSTAPASATSGLLCMAIVGGALVPLAFAQVADASGSRFLAFLVPMACYLVIALFGWFAARAPARNGVLQSAPH, encoded by the coding sequence ATGACCGCTGGCCGCTCGGGCACGGGCTGGACCTTCGCCTATGTCACCATGCTTTTCTTCGTCTGGGGCGCGGTCACTGCGGTCAACGATATCCTGATCCCCGCGGTGAAGGCGATCTTCGCGCTCAGCGATACCGAAAGTTTCCTTACCCAATTCGCCTTTTTCATGGCCTATGGCGTCGTCTCGCTGCCCGCGGCGGCGCTGATGGGGCGGCTCGGCGCGGCCAATTCGATCATTGTGGCATTGGCGACAATGATCGTCGGCTGCCTGATCATGCCGCTCGCGACCGTGGTGCGCGAATATGCGATGGTGCTCGTTGGCCTGTTCGTGATCGCCTCGGGCATCACGCTGCTGCAGGTTGCTGCCAATCCGGTTTCGGCCTCGCTCGGCCGCCCCGAACGCTCGCATTTCCGGCTGGTTTTGAGCCAAGCGTTCAATTCGCTCGGCACCGTCGTCGCGCCCTATCTCGCCGCGCGGACGCTGCTCCAGGGCGGACTGTTCGAGGATGGGCCGGTGACCGAGGCGAAGATCGCCTATTCGCTCGGCCGGATCGACGTCGCCTATGTCTTCATCGCGGCGGTGATCGCGGTGCTCGCGGTCTTCCTCTATCGCGTCCGGCACGAGATCGCCGCCGCCGCGCCGCCGCCCGAAAAGAGCGCGCGCATCACGAGCGCCTTTGCCTCACCCTGGGCGCTTGCGGGGGCGCTGTCGATCTTCCTCTATGTCGGCGCCGAGGTCGCGATCGGCAGCGCAATGGTCAATTTCCTCGAACAGCCCGACGTATTCGCGATCAGCGCGGTCGAGGCGGGCAGCTTCGTCAGCCTTTATTGGCTCGGCGCGATGATCGGCCGCTTTATCGGTTCGGGCCTCCTCTACAAACTACCCGCGGGACCGCTGCTCGCGGTGGCGGCGGTCGCCGCGGCGCTGCTCTGCCTGACGATCAGCCAGATCAGCGGGCCCGCAGCGGGCGTGCTCGCCATCTCGGTCGGGCTGTTCAACTCGATCATGTTCCCCGTGATCTTCTCGCTGACGATCGAGCGTTCGACCGCGCCCGCGTCGGCGACCTCAGGGCTGCTCTGCATGGCGATCGTCGGCGGCGCGCTCGTGCCGCTCGCCTTCGCGCAGGTCGCCGACGCCAGCGGCAGCCGCTTCCTCGCCTTTCTGGTGCCGATGGCCTGCTACCTCGTCATCGCGCTGTTCGGCTGGTTCGCGGCGCGCGCGCCGGCGCGAAACGGAGTGCTGCAAAGCGCGCCTCACTGA
- a CDS encoding class I mannose-6-phosphate isomerase, with amino-acid sequence MPATLLATHRVEKPWGRRELRAPFCDSPASGEPVGEIWFQAPGDAAPDLLIKYLFTSEKLSVQVHPDDAQAHARGLPRGKDECWLVLGAEPGATIALGTKAPVDGERLRAAALDSSIEQLLDWKPVKAGDFFYVPSGTVHAIGAGLTLIEVQQNSETTYRLYDYGRPRELHLDDGVAVADPRPYTAYPSPGRVDDDREILVDGPKFVLERLAGGARTIALPDGITAWLIPVAGNGLADGVAFAAGECLTLTGTVQIAADAGADLLLAYPGEGRLP; translated from the coding sequence GTGCCAGCGACCTTGCTTGCGACTCACCGGGTGGAAAAGCCCTGGGGGCGGCGCGAATTGCGGGCTCCGTTTTGCGATTCGCCTGCGAGCGGCGAGCCGGTGGGCGAAATATGGTTCCAGGCGCCCGGCGATGCGGCGCCCGACCTGCTGATCAAATATCTGTTCACCAGCGAAAAACTGTCGGTGCAGGTCCACCCCGACGACGCGCAGGCGCATGCCCGCGGATTGCCGCGCGGCAAGGACGAATGCTGGCTGGTCCTTGGCGCCGAGCCCGGCGCGACCATTGCGCTCGGGACGAAGGCGCCCGTCGACGGGGAGAGGTTGCGCGCGGCCGCGCTCGACAGCAGCATCGAACAATTGCTCGACTGGAAACCCGTCAAGGCGGGCGATTTCTTCTACGTCCCCTCGGGCACCGTCCATGCGATTGGGGCCGGTCTGACGCTGATCGAGGTGCAGCAGAACAGCGAAACAACCTATCGGCTCTACGATTACGGTCGTCCGCGCGAGCTGCATCTCGATGACGGCGTCGCGGTTGCCGACCCGCGGCCCTATACAGCTTATCCCTCGCCGGGCCGCGTCGACGACGACCGCGAGATTCTGGTCGATGGTCCGAAGTTCGTGCTCGAACGGCTCGCGGGCGGGGCACGGACGATCGCGCTCCCCGATGGCATCACCGCGTGGTTGATCCCGGTGGCCGGAAACGGGCTGGCTGACGGCGTGGCTTTCGCAGCGGGCGAATGTCTCACGCTCACCGGCACGGTGCAGATCGCGGCCGACGCGGGCGCCGACCTGTTGCTGGCCTATCCGGGAGAGGGGCGCCTGCCATGA
- a CDS encoding amidohydrolase family protein, giving the protein MIKPRSRRLAVIAAIAALGLAPSPTAASEATLYTGATVIDGTGGAARAGQDILVEGERIVAIGAHDALASRAGTARRVDLSGRFVIPGLIDSHVHLATPPNRKRAEAILRRQLYGGVTAVRDMADDLRAVGDLARASLVGEIAAPDIYYAALMAGPPFFEDPRVLSVSRGFAPGTAPWMQAIDADTDLRTAVTLARGTSATAIKIYADLPAERVTAITAEAHRQKMMIWAHSAIFPARPADVIAAGADVVSHVCYLGYEAQPQMLAAYEDRTPVDETRLAPTGDDPVVAGLYRAMAKQGTILDATGSLFVKFEAARKADPKAKPLRCGGARTIRLTQQAWRAGIPIATGTDFVDPASNPWPEVHAELRYLAHDVGMPPLAVIHSATLVGARAAGQDKDMGSIEPGKLANFVVLAADPLADIDNIERIEMTVKRGREYRRADYVAPTPSELGDED; this is encoded by the coding sequence ATGATCAAGCCCCGCTCCCGCCGCCTCGCCGTCATCGCCGCTATTGCCGCGCTCGGCCTCGCGCCGTCGCCGACGGCAGCGTCCGAAGCGACGCTTTATACGGGTGCGACCGTCATCGACGGCACCGGCGGCGCGGCGCGCGCCGGTCAGGACATATTGGTCGAGGGCGAGCGTATCGTGGCGATCGGCGCGCATGATGCGCTGGCGTCGCGGGCCGGAACGGCCCGGCGGGTCGACCTATCGGGTCGCTTCGTCATCCCGGGACTGATCGACAGCCACGTCCATCTCGCGACGCCGCCGAACCGGAAACGCGCCGAGGCGATCCTGCGCCGCCAGCTTTACGGCGGCGTCACCGCGGTGCGCGACATGGCCGACGATCTGCGCGCGGTGGGCGATCTGGCGCGCGCTTCGCTCGTGGGGGAGATCGCCGCGCCCGACATCTATTATGCCGCGCTGATGGCGGGTCCGCCCTTTTTCGAAGACCCACGCGTCCTGTCGGTCAGCCGAGGCTTCGCGCCGGGAACCGCGCCCTGGATGCAGGCGATCGATGCGGACACCGATCTGCGCACCGCAGTGACGCTGGCCCGCGGCACGTCGGCGACCGCGATCAAAATCTATGCCGACCTTCCGGCAGAGCGCGTCACCGCGATCACCGCCGAGGCGCACCGCCAGAAGATGATGATCTGGGCGCACAGCGCGATCTTCCCCGCCCGCCCCGCCGACGTCATCGCCGCGGGCGCCGACGTCGTCAGCCATGTCTGCTATCTGGGCTATGAAGCGCAGCCGCAGATGCTCGCGGCCTATGAGGACCGCACGCCGGTCGACGAGACGCGCCTCGCGCCGACGGGCGACGACCCCGTCGTCGCCGGCCTCTACCGGGCGATGGCGAAGCAGGGCACGATCCTCGACGCGACGGGCAGCTTGTTCGTGAAGTTCGAGGCGGCGCGCAAGGCCGATCCAAAGGCGAAGCCGCTGCGTTGCGGCGGCGCGCGCACGATCCGCCTGACGCAGCAGGCGTGGCGCGCCGGCATTCCGATCGCAACGGGCACCGATTTCGTCGACCCCGCGAGCAACCCCTGGCCCGAAGTCCATGCCGAGCTGCGCTATCTGGCGCACGATGTCGGCATGCCGCCGCTCGCCGTCATCCATTCGGCGACGCTGGTCGGCGCGCGCGCGGCCGGGCAGGATAAGGATATGGGGTCGATCGAGCCGGGCAAGCTCGCGAACTTCGTTGTGCTGGCCGCCGACCCGCTGGCCGACATCGACAATATCGAACGGATCGAGATGACCGTGAAGCGCGGCCGCGAATACAGGCGCGCCGATTATGTTGCACCGACGCCGAGCGAGCTGGGCGACGAGGATTGA
- a CDS encoding DUF885 domain-containing protein produces the protein MRFAVALMLMPLLPLAVLPAPAMAETSPAATQDEALLRFLDDAFDTRIALQPESQTHLGLKTDYDRLDDYTDAAAVREQALLEQQLKEMHARFRPEQLGASARVSYRLFEYDVERRRASFPFRKLRFPVTTNGSPAGDIPVLLINNHKVDSVADAEAYIARLRDTDRVMREVAATMREQAAAGAVPNKVNFAPARADAKKILVGAPFDGGADSTLLADFRKKVGALDAPDAVKAKLIADATAALTGPFKHGYDVLIAAIDEIEPQSKGNFGVWSLPDGAAYYADRLKNSTTTDLTANQIHELGLTQVAAIRQEMEAIKREVGFTGTLEQFFDHIRTDPKLKYPNTAAGREAYLTDARAVIAAAMAAAPRYFSVLPKAALEVRAVEKWREATASTAFYNPPSADGSRPGIYYVNLVDMNQTQKVQVAAIAAHEGAPGHHFQIARQQELAGIPKFRKFGGYGAYIEGWGLYSERLANEMGVYKNPYDRFGMLSLQVWRAIRLVLDTGIHSKRWTREQAIAYFRANSSVADTDIAREVDRYFNWPGQATSYMVGQLKIAELRERAERELGPRFDIRDFHEAVLGEGALPLSILEEQVGTYIATKR, from the coding sequence ATGCGTTTCGCCGTTGCTCTGATGCTGATGCCGCTGTTGCCGCTCGCCGTCCTCCCCGCCCCGGCGATGGCCGAGACCTCGCCGGCGGCGACGCAGGACGAAGCGCTGCTCCGCTTTCTCGACGACGCATTCGATACGCGGATCGCGCTCCAGCCCGAAAGTCAGACGCATCTCGGGCTCAAGACCGATTACGACCGGCTCGACGATTATACCGACGCCGCCGCAGTGCGCGAGCAGGCGTTGCTCGAGCAGCAGCTCAAGGAGATGCACGCGCGCTTTCGCCCCGAACAATTGGGCGCGAGCGCGCGCGTCAGCTATCGCCTGTTCGAATATGACGTCGAGCGCCGCCGCGCATCCTTCCCTTTCCGCAAGCTCCGCTTCCCGGTGACGACCAACGGCAGCCCGGCGGGGGATATTCCGGTATTGCTGATCAACAATCACAAGGTCGATAGCGTCGCCGATGCCGAGGCCTATATCGCACGCCTTCGCGACACCGACCGCGTAATGCGCGAGGTCGCCGCAACGATGCGCGAGCAGGCGGCCGCAGGGGCCGTGCCTAACAAGGTCAATTTCGCGCCCGCGCGCGCTGATGCGAAGAAGATCCTCGTCGGCGCGCCGTTCGACGGCGGAGCGGATTCGACGCTGCTCGCCGATTTCCGCAAAAAGGTCGGCGCGCTCGATGCGCCCGATGCGGTCAAGGCGAAGTTGATCGCCGATGCGACCGCGGCGCTGACCGGCCCGTTCAAGCACGGCTATGACGTGCTGATCGCCGCGATCGACGAGATCGAACCCCAGTCGAAGGGCAATTTCGGCGTGTGGAGCCTGCCCGACGGCGCGGCCTATTATGCCGACCGGCTCAAGAATTCGACGACCACCGACCTGACCGCCAACCAGATCCACGAGCTGGGGCTGACACAGGTTGCGGCGATTCGACAGGAAATGGAAGCGATCAAGCGTGAGGTCGGTTTTACGGGCACGCTCGAACAGTTTTTCGACCATATCCGCACCGACCCCAAGCTCAAATACCCGAACACCGCCGCCGGCCGCGAAGCCTATCTGACCGATGCGCGCGCGGTGATCGCCGCGGCGATGGCGGCGGCGCCGCGCTATTTCAGCGTGCTGCCCAAGGCGGCGCTGGAGGTGCGCGCGGTCGAGAAATGGCGTGAGGCAACCGCATCGACCGCTTTTTATAATCCGCCCTCGGCGGACGGGTCGCGGCCGGGCATCTATTATGTCAATCTCGTCGACATGAACCAGACGCAAAAGGTTCAGGTCGCGGCGATCGCCGCGCACGAGGGCGCGCCGGGCCATCATTTCCAGATCGCGCGGCAGCAGGAACTGGCCGGCATCCCGAAGTTCCGCAAGTTCGGCGGCTATGGCGCCTATATCGAGGGCTGGGGGCTCTATTCGGAGCGGCTCGCGAACGAGATGGGGGTCTACAAGAATCCCTACGACCGGTTCGGCATGTTGTCGCTGCAGGTATGGCGCGCGATCCGGCTGGTGCTCGACACCGGCATCCATTCGAAACGGTGGACGCGCGAGCAGGCGATCGCCTATTTCCGCGCGAACAGCTCGGTCGCCGACACCGACATCGCGCGCGAGGTCGACCGCTATTTCAACTGGCCGGGGCAGGCGACGAGCTATATGGTCGGGCAATTGAAGATCGCCGAACTGCGCGAGCGCGCCGAACGCGAACTCGGACCGCGTTTCGATATTCGCGATTTCCACGAAGCGGTGCTGGGCGAAGGCGCGCTTCCGCTCAGCATCCTCGAGGAACAGGTCGGTACCTATATCGCGACGAAGCGATGA
- a CDS encoding ROK family transcriptional regulator: protein MSLNLPGRDRRQSATSGPEARDARLTLSLSGTNLERAGDYNQRIVLQAIRLTEETTRSDLARVTGLTPPTIVNITKRLIDLGLVKPAGRLQGKRGQPAMRIVIDPDGAFAIGLNIDRDHITLVTLDLAGKIRSRHTREIAFALPGTVVDHVREILPGLLEEGGVDRARILGVGVALPDDLGRIALPHRPTEYDAWDGIDLGALLGEVLPWPLHADNDAASAALGEVHLGNGIALPSFFYLLISAGLGGGLVIDRSYVRGADSRSGEIWAMPDPERGDGANVQDTVSLSALYARLEAAGHGIEAPDALLGSSPDAEAVILKWLDDAADALVQPLIAVNCLINPAAILIGGRLPGKLVDGLVERLNARMAGRQLPAVAPVRRAGAAEDASAIGAAIIPFLDHILPSESILMQAGR from the coding sequence ATGAGTCTCAACCTTCCGGGTCGCGACCGCCGCCAATCGGCCACGAGCGGCCCCGAGGCGCGCGACGCGCGGCTGACGCTCAGCCTGTCGGGCACCAATCTCGAGCGCGCCGGCGACTATAACCAGCGGATCGTGCTCCAGGCGATCCGCCTGACCGAAGAGACGACGCGCAGCGACCTCGCGCGCGTGACCGGCCTCACGCCGCCGACGATCGTCAACATCACGAAGCGGCTGATCGACCTCGGTCTGGTCAAGCCCGCGGGGCGCCTGCAGGGCAAGCGCGGCCAGCCCGCGATGCGGATCGTCATCGATCCCGACGGCGCCTTCGCGATCGGGCTCAACATAGACCGCGATCATATCACGCTGGTGACACTCGACCTTGCCGGCAAGATTCGCAGCCGCCACACGCGCGAGATCGCGTTCGCGCTTCCTGGAACGGTCGTCGACCATGTGCGCGAAATATTGCCCGGTCTGCTCGAGGAGGGCGGGGTCGACCGGGCACGCATCCTGGGCGTCGGGGTGGCGCTTCCCGACGACCTCGGCCGCATCGCGCTGCCGCATCGGCCGACGGAATATGACGCGTGGGATGGAATCGATCTTGGTGCGCTCCTCGGCGAGGTGCTCCCGTGGCCGCTCCATGCCGACAATGACGCCGCTTCGGCGGCGCTCGGCGAAGTCCATCTCGGCAATGGCATCGCGCTGCCGAGCTTCTTCTACCTGCTGATCAGCGCCGGCCTCGGCGGGGGTCTCGTCATCGACCGCAGCTATGTCCGCGGCGCCGACTCGCGGTCAGGCGAGATTTGGGCGATGCCCGATCCCGAACGCGGCGACGGAGCGAATGTGCAGGACACGGTTTCGTTGTCGGCGCTTTACGCGCGGCTCGAAGCCGCCGGGCATGGCATCGAGGCGCCCGACGCGCTGCTCGGCAGTTCGCCCGATGCCGAGGCGGTGATCCTGAAATGGCTCGACGATGCCGCAGACGCGCTCGTCCAGCCGCTGATCGCGGTCAATTGCCTGATCAATCCCGCCGCGATCCTGATCGGGGGGCGGCTCCCCGGCAAATTGGTCGACGGTCTCGTCGAGCGGCTCAACGCCCGGATGGCGGGGCGCCAGCTTCCGGCCGTAGCGCCTGTACGGCGGGCGGGCGCGGCCGAAGACGCCTCGGCGATCGGCGCCGCGATCATCCCCTTCCTCGACCATATCCTGCCGTCGGAATCGATCCTGATGCAGGCGGGGCGCTGA
- a CDS encoding sugar porter family MFS transporter, whose product MTDTPESAAFSGADAQPRARRGVLAAAIGTAALAGLLFGFDTAVIAGVTGDLTRLFALTPETLGVTVSAALWGTLVGALFAGKPGDAFGSRDSLRVLAVLYFVAGLGCALAPSWTAFLVFRFICGLAIGGSSVLAPVYIAEIAPPRHRGFLVGLFQLMIVTGILVAYLSNATIAGLIGGEAAWRWKLGVTAAPALLFFILLFAIPNSPRWLITKGRRGEASLAMARIGAPSAELDRIEEALERDPPGEKLSWRRHRRPMLLAILIAMFNQLAGINAVLYYLNDIFARAGSLSPDRQAVMIGIANLVFTLAGMALIDRLGRKTLLLAGAAGMTLCLAAAAGVLFGALGTGLMLPALIGFIAFFATSQGAVIWVYISEIFPTPVRARGSALGASTHWLMNALIAGIFPVLIAWSPGAPFVIFAAAMVVQFVVVAAVFPETKGVDLDDMAQRID is encoded by the coding sequence TTGACGGATACGCCCGAGAGCGCAGCCTTTTCCGGCGCTGACGCGCAGCCCCGTGCACGCCGAGGCGTCCTGGCCGCTGCGATCGGAACAGCGGCGCTCGCCGGACTCCTCTTCGGATTCGATACCGCGGTCATCGCCGGCGTGACCGGCGACCTCACGCGTCTCTTCGCCCTCACCCCCGAAACGCTCGGCGTCACCGTGTCCGCCGCGCTCTGGGGAACCTTGGTCGGCGCGTTGTTCGCGGGCAAGCCGGGCGACGCCTTCGGCAGCCGCGACAGCCTGCGCGTGCTCGCCGTCCTCTATTTCGTCGCGGGGCTCGGCTGCGCGCTCGCGCCCAGCTGGACGGCATTTCTCGTCTTCCGTTTCATATGCGGGCTGGCGATCGGCGGTTCGTCGGTGCTGGCGCCCGTCTATATTGCCGAGATCGCGCCGCCGCGGCACCGCGGCTTTCTCGTCGGCCTGTTCCAGCTGATGATCGTCACCGGCATCCTCGTCGCCTATCTGAGCAATGCGACGATCGCGGGGCTAATCGGCGGCGAGGCGGCGTGGCGCTGGAAACTGGGTGTGACCGCCGCCCCTGCCCTGCTCTTCTTCATCCTGCTCTTCGCGATTCCCAACAGCCCGCGCTGGCTGATAACCAAGGGGCGCCGCGGCGAAGCGAGCTTGGCGATGGCCCGCATCGGTGCACCGAGCGCCGAACTCGACCGGATCGAAGAAGCGCTCGAACGCGATCCGCCGGGCGAGAAATTGTCGTGGCGCCGGCACCGCCGGCCGATGCTGCTCGCCATCCTGATCGCGATGTTCAACCAGCTCGCGGGCATCAACGCGGTCCTCTATTATCTGAACGATATTTTCGCGCGCGCTGGGTCGCTATCGCCCGACCGGCAAGCCGTGATGATCGGCATCGCCAACCTCGTCTTCACGCTCGCCGGCATGGCCCTGATCGACCGCCTCGGGCGCAAGACGCTGCTGCTCGCGGGCGCGGCGGGAATGACGCTGTGCCTCGCCGCCGCGGCCGGGGTGCTGTTCGGCGCGCTCGGCACGGGTCTGATGCTGCCCGCGCTGATCGGGTTCATCGCCTTTTTCGCGACCAGTCAGGGCGCGGTCATCTGGGTCTATATTTCGGAGATTTTCCCGACCCCGGTGCGCGCACGCGGCAGCGCGCTCGGCGCCAGCACGCACTGGCTGATGAACGCGCTGATCGCCGGGATATTCCCGGTGCTGATCGCCTGGTCGCCCGGCGCCCCCTTCGTCATCTTCGCCGCCGCGATGGTCGTTCAGTTCGTCGTCGTCGCGGCGGTCTTTCCCGAAACGAAGGGCGTCGATCTCGACGACATGGCGCAGCGGATAGATTAG